One Silene latifolia isolate original U9 population chromosome 4, ASM4854445v1, whole genome shotgun sequence DNA segment encodes these proteins:
- the LOC141651507 gene encoding uncharacterized protein LOC141651507 has product MAGSGNNAQGLLQSCVRKGKLRLHLLYDHFRQCGNTLSWTKAAWNRALLPKHSFFLVMAMQRKQATIDQLNIRGLYMVNRCILCKMDNECHKHLFFQCSYSSMVWRQILTWLNMHNRTVKLSKEIHWIAGRRACKHLKARWYTSCLGATVYCIWEERNTRIFSGQEHRFDYVVKRIQYLVKVRLLYVTHPSKEGEIVEALDGC; this is encoded by the coding sequence ATGGCAGGATCTGGGAATAATGCTCAGGGGTTGCTGCAGAGCTGTGTCAGGAAGGGTAAGCTCAGGCTTCATCTGTTATATGATCACTTTAGGCAGTGTGGCAACACTTTGAGTTGGACTAAGGCTGCTTGGAATCGTGCTTTATTGCCTAAGCATAGTTTTTTCCTGGTAATGGCTATGCAAAGGAAACAGGCTACTATTGATCAGTTGAACATTAGAGGGTTGTACATGGTGAACCGTTGTATATTATGCAAGATGGACAATGAATGCCACAAGCATTTGTTCTTTCAATGCAGCTATTCTTCTATGGTATGGAGGCAGATTCTAACTTGGCTGAATATGCATAACAGAACTGTCAAGTTGAGCAAAGAGATACACTGGATTGCTGGTAGAAGAGCTTGCAAACATTTGAAGGCTAGATGGTACACCAGTTGTTTGGGAGCTACTGTCTATTGCATTTGGGAGGAGCGTAATACACGAATATTTTCTGGACAGGAACATCGGTTTGATTATGTAGTGAAACGAATTCAATATTTAGTTAAAGTCCGCTTATTATATGTAACTCACCCCTCTAAAGAGGGTGAGATTGTAGAAGCTCTAGATGGATGTTAG